In Brachypodium distachyon strain Bd21 chromosome 2, Brachypodium_distachyon_v3.0, whole genome shotgun sequence, one genomic interval encodes:
- the LOC100834780 gene encoding cation/H(+) antiporter 15 has protein sequence MASTVAPLNADMDLPTNVTTQIRNSTGTKAAGLVVCYSPMMITTNGIWQGVNPLEFSLPLFILQVAVIVVTTRFLVLLLKPFRQPRVIAEILAGVLLGPSVMGQMEVWANMVFPQRSLLTLETVAHLGLLYFLFLVGLEMDLDVIRRSGKKALFVALAGMALPFCIGIATSFIFRHQVSRNVHQSSFLLFLGVALSVTAFPVLARILAEIKLLNTELGRIAMSAAIVNDMCAWILLALAIAISEVNSTALSSLWVLLAGVSFVLFCFYAVRPGMWWLIRRIPEGEAVSEMQVSLILTGVMLAGVCTDAIGIHSVFGAFVYGLVIPSGTLGVALIEKLEDFVTGLLLPLFFAISGLRTNIANVRDPITVGLLVLVFVMASFAKIMGTIIIAALYTMPFREGIALGFLMNTRGLVEMIVLNIGRDKEVLDDESFAVMVLVSVAMTALVTPVVLGVYRPSRRLVGYKRRNLQRIRHDSELRMLACVHTTRNVPSVLSLLELSNPSKRSPIFIYALHLVELTGRASNMLAAAAASASKQNRSGSSSALPAATEHIFNAFENYERLTGGVSIQTLAAVSPYQTMHDDVSVLAEDKHVSLIVIPFHKQQTVDGGMEPINPSIRGFNESLLSTSPCSVAILVDRGLSAAAARMATEHRVVLFFFGGPDDREALAYAWRMVENPGVWLTILRFLPPDYRARSFSTNSNSSSGSGSGSYRSAASYENVDSRAIAINADGSKTELQMDEEYLGEFRARNHGNDAITYVDKMVANSEETVATIRSMDNSMHELYIVGRRPGEAGSPMTSALDDWMECPELGPIGDMLVSSDFSSTVSVLVVQQYVVVGAPMAAVTAPAPSSSDPVRQYVSNANQRPAAAASGAYRPVPGSAAANSRWSSDTVGF, from the exons ATGGCGTCCACCGTAGCGCCCCTGAACGCCGACATGGACCTGCCAACGAACGTGACGACGCAGATCCGCAACTCGACGGGGACCAAGGCGGCCGGGCTGGTGGTGTGCTACTCGCCCATGATGATCACCACCAACGGCATCTGGCAGGGCGTGAACCCGCTCGAGTTCTCCCTCCCGCTCTTCATCCTCCAGGTGGCCGTCATCGTCGTCACCACCCgcttcctcgtcctcctcctcaagcCCTTCCGCCAGCCCCGCGTCATCGCTGAGATCCTC GCCGGCGTGCTGCTGGGGCCTTCGGTGATGGGGCAGATGGAGGTGTGGGCGAACATGGTGTTCCCGCAGCGCAGCCTGCTGACGCTGGAGACGGTGGCGCACCTGGGCCTCCTCTACTTCCTCTTCCTGGTCGGCCTGGAGATGGACCTGGACGTGATCCGGCGGTCAGGGAAGAAGGCGCTGTTCGTGGCGCTGGCCGGGATGGCGCTGCCCTTCTGCATCGGCATCGCCACGTCCTTCATCTTCCGGCACCAGGTGTCCCGGAACGTGCACCAGAGCTCCTTCCTGCTCTTCCTCGGCGTCGCGCTCTCCGTCACGGCGTTCCCCGTGCTGGCCCGCATCCTCGCCGAGATCAAGCTGCTCAACACGGAGCTGGGCCGCATCGCCATgtccgccgccatcgtcaacgACATGTGCGCGTGGATCCTGCTCGCGCTCGCCATCGCCATCTCCGAGGTGAACAGCACCGCGCTCTCGTCGCTCTGGGTGCTCCTCGCGGGGGTCTCCTTCGTGCTCTTCTGCTTCTACGCCGTGCGGCCCGGGATGTGGTGGCTCATCCGCCGCATCCCCGAGGGCGAGGCCGTCAGCGAGATGCAGGTCTCGCTCATCCTCACGGGCGTCATGCTAGCCGGCGTGTGCACCGACGCCATCGGCATCCACTCCGTCTTCGGCGCCTTCGTCTACGGGCTCGTCATCCCCAGCGGGACGCTCGGCGTGGCGCTCATCGAGAAGCTCGAGGACTTCGTCACgggtctcctcctcccgctctTCTTCGCCATCAGTGGCCTGCGCACCAACATCGCCAACGTAAGGGACCCCATCACCGTCGGCCTCCTCGTGCTGGTGTTCGTCATGGCCAGCTTTGCCAAGATCATGGGCACCATCATCATCGCCGCGCTCTACACCATGCCGTTCCGCGAGGGCATCGCCCTGGGATTCCTCATGAACACCAGGGGACTCGTTGAGATGATCGTGCTCAACATTGGCAGAGACAAGGAG GTGTTGGACGACGAGTCGTTTGCCGTGATGGTGCTGGTGTCGGTGGCGATGACAGCGCTGGTGACGCCGGTGGTGCTGGGCGTGTATCGGCCGTCGCGGCGCCTCGTCGGGTACAAGCGGCGGAACCTGCAGCGCATCAGGCACGACAGCGAGCTCCGCATGCTGGCCTGCGTGCACACCACCCGCAACGTGCCGTCTGTGCTGTCGCTTCTGGAGCTCTCGAACCCGAGCAAGCGCTCTCCAATCTTCATCTACGCGCTCCACCTCGTGGAGCTCACTGGCCGGGCCTCCAAcatgctcgccgccgccgctgcctccgcctcgAAGCAGAACCGGTCAGGCTCGTCCTCTGCCTTGCCCGCTGCCACGGAGCACATCTTCAACGCCTTCGAGAACTACGAGAGGCTTACCG GAGGTGTTTCCATCCAGACGCTGGCGGCGGTGTCGCCGTACCAAACCATGCACGACGACGTGTCGGTGCTGGCCGAGGACAAGCACGTGTCCCTCATCGTGATCCCTTTCCACAAGCAGCAGACGGTGGACGGCGGGATGGAGCCGATCAACCCGTCCATCCGGGGCTTCAACGAGAGCCTCCTCTCCACGTCCCCGTGCTCCGTGGCCATCCTCGTGGACCGGGGCCTcagcgcggccgcggcgcgcaTGGCCACGGAGCACCGCGTggtgctcttcttcttcggcggGCCGGACGACCGCGAGGCGCTGGCCTACGCGTGGCGGATGGTCGAGAACCCGGGCGTCTGGCTCACCATCCTGCGGTTCCTGCCGCCAGACTACAGGGcgcgctccttctccaccaactccaactcctcctccggctccggctccggctcctaCCGCTCCGCCGCTTCCTACGAGAACGTGGACTCGCGCGCCATCGCCATCAACGCGGACGGCAGCAAGACGGAGCTGCAGATGGACGAGGAGTACCTGGGCGAGTTCCGCGCGCGCAACCACGGCAACGACGCCATCACCTACGTCGACAAGATGGTGGCCAACAGCGAGGAGACGGTGGCGACGATCCGGAGCATGGACAACAGCATGCACGAGCTCTACATCGTCGGCCGGCGCCCTGGGGAGGCCGGCTCGCCCATGACGTCGGCGCTGGACGACTGGATGGAGTGCCCGGAGCTGGGGCCCATCGGCGACATGCTCGTGTCGTCGGACTTCTCCTCCACGGTGTCGGTGCTGGTGGTGCAGCAGTACGTGGTGGTCGGGGCGCCCATGGCCGCCGTcaccgcgcccgcgcccagcAGCAGCGACCCGGTGCGCCAGTACGTGAGCAACGCTAACCAGCGGCCGGCTGCCGCGGCGTCCGGGGCGTACCGGCCGGTCCCGGGGTCGGCCGCGGCCAATAGCAGATGGTCTAGTGACACTGTAGGCTTCTGA
- the LOC100834904 gene encoding protein LURP-one-related 8 produces the protein MAKVHPNVVVPARGAGERAAAEEEPTTATTVLTVWRKSLLFDCKGFTVFDARGDLAYRVDSYASESGDEVVLMDAAGRPAFTVRRKRSFSGQQWLVFAGEETRRPVYCVRRSGARGGKTLAHVTPCCASGSGELSSSGYEVEGSYAKRSCVVYDGERRAVAEVRPKEEVVGTDVFRLAVHHQPGSGVGVALAMAVVVALEQMFAGPSLLRSWSSA, from the coding sequence ATGGCCAAGGTTCACCCTAACGTGGTGGTGCCCGCGCggggcgccggcgagcgggcggcggcagaggaggagccgacgacggcgacgacggtgCTGACGGTGTGGCGCAAGTCGCTGCTGTTCGACTGCAAGGGGTTCACGGTGTTCGACGCGAGGGGCGACCTGGCGTACCGCGTGGACAGCTACGCGTCGGAGTCGGGGGACGAGGTGGTGCTCATGGACGCCGCGGGCCGCCCGGCCTTCACCGTCCGCCGCAAGCGCTCCTTCAGCGGCCAGCAGTGGCTCGTGTTCGCGGGCGAGGAGACCCGCCGCCCCGTCTACTGCGTCCGCCGCAGCGGCGCCCGCGGCGGGAAGACGCTGGCGCACGTCACCCCTTGCTGCGCGAGCGGATCCGGGGAGCTTTCGTCGTCGGGTTACGAGGTGGAAGGGTCGTACGCAAAGCGGAGCTGCGTGGTGTACGACGGGGAGAggcgggcggtggcggaggtgaGGCCCAAGGAGGAGGTGGTCGGCACGGACGTGTTCCGGCTGGCCGTGCACCACCAGCCGGGGAGCGGCGTAGGCGTGGCGCTCGCcatggccgtcgtcgtcgcgctCGAGCAGATGTTCGCCGGGCCCTCGCTCCTCAGGAGCTGGTCTTCCGCCTAG
- the LOC100835392 gene encoding 2,3-bisphosphoglycerate-independent phosphoglycerate mutase: MASSGSSWTLPDHPKLPKGKTVAVIVLDGWGEASPDKYNCIHVAQTPVMDSLKNGAPEKWTLVKAHGTAVGLPSDDDMGNSEVGHNALGAGRIFAQGAKLVDAALASGKIYEGAGFNYIKESFDKGTLHLIGLLSDGGVHSRLDQVQLLLKGASERGAKRIRLHILTDGRDVLDGSSVGFVETIENDLSQLREKGVDARIASGGGRMNVTMDRYENDWGVVKRGWDAQVLGEAPYKFQSALEAVKTLRAEPKANDQYLPPFVIVDESGKSVGPIVDGDAVVTFNFRADRMVMLAKALEFADFDKFDRVRVPKIKYAGMLQYDGELKLPSKYLVDPPLIERTSGEYLVKNGVRTFACSETVKFGHVTFFWNGNRSGYFDETKEEYVEIPSDSGITFNEQPKMKALEIAEKTRDAILSGKFDQVRINLPNGDMVGHTGDIEATVVACKAADEAVKIVLDAVEQVGGIYLVTADHGNAEDMVKRNKAGQPMLDKSGSIQILTSHTLQPVPVAIGGPGLHPGVKFRSDIQTPGLANVAATVMNLHGFEAPADFETTLIEVVDK, encoded by the exons ATGGCGAGCTCAGGTTCCTCTTGGACGCTGCCTGACCACCCCAAGCTCCCAAAGGGAAAGACGGTGGCTGTCATCGTGCTGGACGGATGGGGCGAGGCCAGCCCTGACAAGTACAACTGCATCCATGTCGCCCAGACGCCCGTCATGGATTCGCTCAAGAAT GGTGCTCCAGAGAAGTGGACACTAGTGAAGGCTCATGGAACAGCTGTTGGTCTACCTAGTGATGACGACATGGGTAACAGTGAAGTTGGCCACAATGCTCTTGGTGCTGGTCGGATTTTTGCCCAAGG CGCAAAGCTTGTTGATGCTGCTCTTGCTTCTGGCAAAATTTATGAAGGAGCGGGGTTCAATTACATAAAAGAATCTTTTGATAAAGGTACCCTGCACCTTATTGGCTTGTTGAGTGATGGTGGCGTCCACTCCCGGCTAGATCAAGTGCAG TTACTTCTAAAAGGTGCTAGTGAGAGGGGAGCAAAAAGAATTCGCCTTCACATTCTTACTGATGGGCGTGATGTTTTGGATGGCAGTAGTGTTGGTTTTGTAGAGACAATAGAGAATGATCTTTCTCAGCTTCGTGAGAAGGGTGTTGATGCAAGGATTGCATCCGGTGGAGGAAGGATGAACGTTACCATGGACCGTTATGAG AATGACTGGGGTGTGGTCAAACGTGGGTGGGATGCCCAGGTGCTTGGAGAAGCGCCATACAAATTCCAGAGTGCACTTGAAGCTGTGAAAACACTAAGAGCAGAGCCCAAGGCCAATGATCAGTATTTGCCCCCGTTTGTGATAGTTGATGAGAGTGGCAAATCAGTAGGCCCTATAGTAGATGGTGATGCAGTTGTGACTTTCAATTTTAGAGCTGATCGCATGGTTATGCTTGCTAAAGCACTGGAGTTTGCtgattttgataaatttgatcGTGTTCGTGTACCAAAAATTAAGTATGCTGGGATGCTTCAATATGATGGCGAGTTGAAGCTTCCAAGCAAGTACCTTGTTGACCCTCCTTTGATAGAGAGGACATCTGGTGAATACTTGGTAAAGAATGGTGTCCGCACCTTTGCTTGCAG TGAGACGGTGAAGTTTGGCCATGTCACATTTTTCTGGAATGGAAACCGTTCAGGATACTTCGATGAAACCAAGGAAGAGTATGTAGAGATTCCAAGTGATAGTGGTATCACATTCAATGAGCAACCCAAAATGAAGGCACTCGAAATTGCCGAGAAAACCCGGGATGCTATCCTCAGTGGAAAGTTTGACCAG GTACGTATTAACCTACCAAATGGTGATATGGTGGGTCACACTGGTGATATTGAGGCCACAGTGGTTGCTTGCAAGGCTGCTGATGAAGCCGTGAAG ATAGTTTTAGATGCGGTGGAGCAAGTTGGTGGTATTTATCTTGTCACTGCTGATCATGGTAACGCTGAGGATATGgtgaaaagaaacaaagctgGTCAGCCGATGCTCGACAAGAGTGGCAGCATCCAAATTCTTACCTCACATACGCTTCAGCCA GTCCCGGTTGCTATTGGAGGCCCTGGTCTCCACCCAGGAGTGAAGTTCCGGTCCGATATCCAGACACCTGGGCTCGCCAATGTTGCCGCCACGGTAATGAACCTACATGGTTTTGAGGCTCCTGCTGATTTTGAGACGACACTCATTGAAGTTGTTGACAAGTAA